The Streptomyces sp. HSG2 genome has a segment encoding these proteins:
- a CDS encoding IS3 family transposase (programmed frameshift) translates to MVMKHYPPEFKADAVALYESRPGATIKSVAADLGVNPETLRNWIRAAGAARPRGRRPEGPAVPESSLQAELAAARKKIRELEEERELLRKAAKYFAGGDALVNRFQFVCDHQRRYGVKRLCQVLGIARSSFYYWRRTAPDRAARRAADAQLAARIQTVHRESDGTYGVPRITAELREDGERVNHKRVARLMRTAGIAGTRLRRRHRTTVPDPAAAKAPDLIGRDFTATEPNTRYAGDITYLPLDGGKFLYLATVIDLASRRLAGWALADHMRTELVTDALDAAIRTRGSLAGAVMHSDHGAQYTSRAFAHACAKAGVRQSMSAVGSSADNALAESFNATFKRETLQGRKSWSSEREARLDAFRWLNRYNTRRRHSRLGQRSPIAYETALAATSTTLAQAA, encoded by the exons GTGGTCATGAAGCACTACCCGCCTGAGTTCAAGGCGGACGCGGTCGCGCTGTACGAGTCGCGGCCCGGGGCGACGATCAAGTCGGTCGCCGCTGATCTGGGGGTCAACCCGGAGACGCTGAGGAACTGGATCCGGGCGGCCGGTGCCGCCCGTCCCCGTGGCCGCCGCCCGGAGGGTCCGGCGGTGCCGGAGTCTTCGCTTCAGGCAGAGCTCGCCGCCGCGCGGAAGAAGATCCGCGAGCTGGAGGAGGAACGCGAGCTCCTGCGGAAGGCCGCGAAGTATTTCGCCGGGG GAGACGCGCTGGTGAACCGCTTCCAGTTCGTCTGCGACCACCAGCGCCGATACGGCGTGAAGCGGTTGTGCCAGGTCCTGGGCATCGCCCGCTCCAGCTTCTACTACTGGCGCCGGACCGCACCGGACCGGGCGGCCCGCCGGGCGGCCGACGCCCAGCTCGCCGCACGGATCCAAACCGTCCACCGGGAGTCGGACGGCACCTACGGTGTCCCCAGGATCACCGCCGAGCTCCGCGAGGACGGTGAGCGCGTCAACCACAAGCGCGTCGCCCGCCTCATGCGCACTGCCGGTATCGCCGGGACGCGCCTGCGCCGCAGACACCGCACCACGGTCCCGGACCCGGCCGCCGCGAAGGCGCCCGACCTGATCGGCCGGGACTTCACCGCCACGGAGCCGAACACCAGGTATGCCGGCGATATTACGTATCTCCCGCTGGACGGTGGGAAGTTCCTCTATCTCGCCACGGTCATCGACCTCGCCTCGCGCCGCCTGGCCGGATGGGCGCTGGCCGATCACATGCGGACCGAGCTCGTCACCGATGCCCTGGACGCGGCGATACGGACCCGCGGCAGCCTCGCGGGGGCCGTCATGCACAGCGACCACGGGGCGCAATACACCAGTCGGGCCTTCGCCCACGCCTGCGCGAAGGCCGGTGTCCGCCAGTCCATGAGCGCGGTCGGCAGCTCGGCGGACAACGCGCTGGCCGAGTCCTTCAACGCGACGTTCAAGCGGGAAACCCTCCAAGGCCGCAAGAGCTGGTCCAGCGAGCGCGAAGCCCGGCTCGACGCCTTCCGATGGCTGAACCGCTACAACACCCGACGCCGCCACTCACGACTCGGACAACGCAGCCCGATCGCCTACGAGACGGCACTCGCCGCAACATCAACTACGCTGGCTCAAGCCGCATAG
- a CDS encoding IS3 family transposase, with amino-acid sequence MVDDAFTGVEGRLGVTAACRLTGRSRATHYRRLQPPPPCRPRSPRVQPAALTAEERAAVLELMNRDEYAELPPAQIWARELDAGRYHCSVSTMYRILRERGQSGERRRQATHPAKTVPELVATAPSQVFTWDITKTAGPAKGIWYHAYVIIDIFSRYIVGHTVELAESAGRAEELIRETIARNGIVPETVHADRGTSMTSKKVSQLLIDLGVTRSHSRPKVSNDNPYSEAQFKTTKYMSDYPERFDSLAHAREWFDAFIAYYNHEHRHSGIGWHTPASVHFGTAEEVRDQRAVTLAEAYARHPERFGRRPRPPEIPQTAWINDPAKRREPTPQIS; translated from the coding sequence GTGGTCGACGACGCGTTCACCGGCGTCGAGGGCAGGCTGGGCGTGACGGCCGCGTGCCGGCTGACCGGTCGATCGAGGGCCACCCACTACCGCCGGCTGCAGCCCCCGCCACCGTGCAGGCCCCGCTCGCCGCGGGTCCAGCCCGCGGCTCTGACGGCCGAAGAGCGGGCTGCGGTACTGGAGTTGATGAACCGCGACGAATACGCCGAGCTGCCACCCGCGCAGATCTGGGCCCGCGAGCTGGATGCCGGGCGCTATCACTGCTCCGTCTCCACGATGTACCGGATCCTGCGCGAAAGGGGGCAGTCCGGTGAGCGCCGCCGCCAGGCCACCCATCCCGCCAAGACGGTGCCCGAGCTGGTGGCCACCGCCCCGTCGCAGGTGTTCACCTGGGACATCACCAAGACGGCCGGACCGGCCAAGGGCATCTGGTACCACGCCTACGTCATCATCGACATCTTCAGCCGCTACATCGTCGGCCACACCGTCGAACTCGCCGAATCGGCCGGACGGGCCGAGGAGTTGATCCGCGAGACCATCGCCCGCAACGGGATCGTGCCCGAGACCGTGCACGCGGACCGCGGCACCTCGATGACGAGCAAGAAGGTCTCCCAGCTGCTCATCGATCTCGGAGTGACAAGGTCGCACTCCCGGCCGAAGGTCTCCAACGACAACCCTTACAGCGAGGCACAGTTCAAGACCACGAAGTACATGTCGGACTATCCCGAACGGTTCGACTCACTGGCCCACGCCCGCGAGTGGTTCGACGCGTTCATCGCGTACTACAATCATGAGCATCGGCATTCGGGCATCGGCTGGCACACGCCCGCTTCCGTCCACTTCGGGACCGCCGAGGAGGTCCGCGACCAGCGGGCCGTCACCCTCGCCGAGGCATACGCCCGCCACCCCGAACGCTTCGGCCGCCGCCCCCGACCACCCGAGATACCCCAGACCGCCTGGATCAACGACCCAGCCAAGCGCCGCGAACCCACACCACAAATCTCATAG
- a CDS encoding phage/plasmid primase, P4 family, with protein MMRDHQKSLLDAKDVARQILTRTTGAGGEATADGLLPDTLSDRGNAKLFVRLYANDYRHVPGLGWFRWDNTRWQADEDGTVLWAAGDLAESLATIDPRGLFTTTALQQHRRRALSTTGLNAFLTQARTAPGMVLNAARLDADPYALCTPEGVVDLRTGLSRIPDPSKDLHSRSTAAAPEPMPTPRWHRFLTDTFGEDQEGAEMIDFLHLLLGYSVTGDVGGQVMPFLFGSGRNGKSVLLDVLMKLLGDYADAAPPGFLMARPYEGHPTDLAELHGRRVVVCSEVKPGERFDEARVKLLTGGDRIKARRMRQDFFSFEPTHKLWLLGNHRPEVGTGGYAFWRRMRLLPFERVVPYDGKIDNLADVLVTEEGPGILNWLILGARRYLSGERDLTGPERVRIATNAYAETEDHTGRFLGESCRMEGGLKAEQARLYAAYRDWCQKEGSPAVSSRAFAARAREVVGLASPKEMILSNQRKYYPGIGLVADEETA; from the coding sequence ATGATGCGCGACCACCAGAAGAGCCTCCTCGACGCGAAGGACGTGGCCCGGCAGATCCTCACCCGGACGACGGGAGCCGGGGGAGAGGCAACCGCCGACGGGCTGCTGCCGGACACACTCAGCGACCGCGGCAACGCCAAGCTGTTCGTCCGGCTCTACGCCAACGACTACCGGCACGTACCCGGCCTCGGCTGGTTCCGATGGGACAACACCCGCTGGCAGGCCGACGAGGACGGCACGGTGCTCTGGGCCGCGGGCGACCTGGCGGAATCGCTCGCGACGATTGATCCGCGCGGGCTGTTCACCACCACGGCCCTCCAGCAGCACCGCCGGCGGGCCCTGAGCACCACCGGACTGAACGCGTTCCTCACACAGGCCCGGACAGCGCCCGGCATGGTGCTCAACGCCGCCCGCCTCGACGCCGATCCGTACGCGCTGTGCACCCCCGAGGGGGTCGTGGACCTGCGTACGGGACTGAGCAGGATTCCGGACCCCAGCAAGGACCTGCACTCCCGCTCCACCGCGGCCGCCCCCGAGCCGATGCCCACGCCGCGCTGGCACCGGTTCCTCACCGACACCTTCGGTGAGGACCAGGAGGGCGCGGAGATGATCGACTTCCTGCACCTGCTGCTGGGGTACTCGGTGACCGGGGACGTGGGCGGGCAGGTCATGCCGTTTCTCTTCGGCTCCGGCCGCAACGGCAAGTCCGTCCTGCTGGACGTGCTGATGAAGTTGCTCGGCGACTACGCCGACGCCGCGCCGCCCGGCTTCCTGATGGCCCGCCCCTACGAGGGCCACCCCACCGACCTCGCGGAACTTCACGGCCGCCGGGTCGTCGTGTGCAGCGAGGTCAAGCCCGGGGAGCGCTTCGACGAAGCCCGGGTCAAACTGCTGACGGGCGGCGACCGCATCAAGGCGCGCCGGATGCGGCAGGACTTCTTCAGCTTCGAACCCACGCACAAGCTGTGGCTGCTGGGCAACCACCGGCCCGAGGTGGGCACCGGCGGCTACGCGTTCTGGCGGCGTATGCGGCTGCTCCCGTTCGAGCGGGTCGTCCCCTACGACGGCAAGATCGACAACCTGGCCGACGTCCTCGTCACCGAGGAGGGCCCCGGCATTCTCAACTGGCTGATCCTGGGCGCCCGTCGGTATCTGAGCGGCGAGAGGGACCTGACCGGGCCCGAGCGTGTCCGGATCGCCACCAACGCCTACGCCGAGACCGAGGACCACACCGGGCGCTTCCTCGGCGAGTCCTGCCGGATGGAGGGCGGCCTCAAGGCGGAACAGGCCAGGCTCTACGCGGCCTACAGGGACTGGTGTCAGAAGGAGGGGTCCCCGGCCGTCTCGTCGCGTGCCTTCGCCGCACGGGCCCGAGAAGTGGTGGGACTGGCCTCTCCCAAGGAGATGATCCTGTCCAACCAGCGCAAGTACTACCCGGGCATCGGACTGGTCGCCGACGAGGAGACAGCATGA
- a CDS encoding zeta toxin family protein, translating into MIDPAEVERHRLPEEENQRIFRERIVPDLLDGRVAQATPTVVFLVGQPGAGKSRVTEMVAGVLNQRGGFVDVDSDLYKPYHPAYATLMAQDDTLMAAYTRADGRAWMAQAEEYVHSHGLHAIIQETSQNSAAVEEKMRAYRQVGVRLEGLFMGVPQAMSNQGIVSRYFEQLADRGQGRLTVQANADESYSGTLDLADRVDRGALVDLASVYRRGESKPRYSNTLNGGTWSSPPTLSQALAAERSRPWTQTESESFVATQLRLREASRQLGPEWPSRLERIEKQARPLLTSAAAQKLDRPRRPSSAAGWSRSTTRGKRPPQQGAGTAQDGTPPRQGEGPAQRRGRSK; encoded by the coding sequence GTGATAGACCCGGCAGAAGTCGAGCGGCACCGGCTGCCGGAGGAGGAGAACCAGCGCATCTTCCGCGAGCGGATCGTGCCCGACCTGCTGGATGGCCGGGTAGCGCAGGCGACTCCCACGGTGGTCTTCCTCGTCGGTCAGCCCGGCGCTGGCAAGAGTCGCGTCACCGAGATGGTGGCCGGTGTTCTTAACCAGCGCGGTGGGTTCGTGGACGTCGATAGCGACCTCTACAAGCCCTACCACCCTGCCTACGCAACCCTGATGGCGCAGGACGACACGCTGATGGCCGCGTACACGAGGGCCGACGGGCGAGCCTGGATGGCCCAGGCGGAGGAGTACGTACACTCGCACGGGCTGCACGCGATCATCCAAGAGACGTCCCAGAACAGCGCGGCCGTGGAAGAGAAGATGCGCGCCTACCGCCAGGTCGGTGTACGCCTAGAAGGCCTGTTCATGGGCGTCCCACAGGCCATGAGCAATCAGGGCATCGTCAGCCGATACTTCGAGCAGCTCGCTGACCGCGGGCAGGGGCGGCTGACGGTACAGGCGAACGCCGACGAGTCCTACAGCGGCACCCTCGATCTCGCCGACCGAGTCGATCGTGGCGCTCTGGTCGATCTCGCCAGCGTCTACCGCCGGGGAGAGAGCAAGCCCCGCTACAGCAACACCCTGAACGGCGGAACCTGGTCCAGTCCGCCAACGCTCTCGCAGGCTCTTGCCGCAGAGCGGTCCCGACCCTGGACGCAGACGGAGAGCGAATCTTTCGTCGCCACACAGCTACGCCTGCGGGAGGCCAGCCGGCAGCTCGGACCGGAGTGGCCTTCGCGACTGGAGCGCATCGAGAAGCAGGCGCGCCCCCTGCTGACCTCGGCGGCCGCGCAGAAGCTCGATCGGCCTCGGCGCCCGTCCAGCGCTGCTGGGTGGTCCCGAAGCACCACGCGGGGTAAGCGTCCTCCCCAACAGGGCGCGGGTACCGCGCAGGATGGGACGCCTCCCCGCCAGGGGGAAGGACCCGCGCAGCGGCGAGGCCGCAGCAAGTAG
- a CDS encoding alpha/beta fold hydrolase has product MGRLLPARSRHRRRRPHSLRPTGGTRPQPVTLAPHPRQRAAEHRLHDQRRLPISTPCLPPAGGTAQAYARWAGHLPDGTEVAAVELPGHGSRMGEPPLTRMADVVEGIETALAARPELPLVIFGHSMGGGRPTPTPDPAPTSGSWPGLTRRVSASRGGRRHPAE; this is encoded by the coding sequence ATGGGCCGACTACTTCCTGCACGCTCGCGCCACCGACGCCGACGCCCTCACAGCCTTCGCCCCACGGGAGGGACGCGACCACAGCCCGTGACACTCGCACCCCATCCACGACAGCGGGCAGCCGAACACCGACTACACGATCAACGACGCCTACCAATCTCAACCCCCTGCCTGCCGCCGGCCGGCGGCACTGCCCAGGCGTACGCGCGCTGGGCCGGGCACCTGCCCGACGGCACCGAGGTAGCCGCCGTAGAGCTGCCCGGCCACGGCTCCCGGATGGGCGAGCCGCCGTTGACCCGGATGGCGGACGTGGTCGAGGGGATTGAGACCGCCCTGGCGGCGCGCCCCGAGCTGCCGCTGGTGATCTTCGGGCACAGCATGGGGGGCGGTCGTCCGACCCCGACACCTGATCCGGCCCCGACGAGCGGCTCGTGGCCCGGTCTCACCCGCCGGGTGTCGGCGAGCCGGGGTGGCCGCCGTCACCCGGCCGAGTAG
- a CDS encoding XRE family transcriptional regulator, with product MALFGDGLEAAVQKAFTRPAPKSAGAQMRYLVKQLKGTRSVAGLLGVSQRTVERYVKNQIRKPRPELAARLEREVRQRWQPQIRAEARRRAATTGGIVIDTRARIGYTAPVGTTDDARVRHLTVALPPQHAARLFDAQQAGAGEQRLRQITAEGLKEVYFQESGRRAGSLEEIRFTDVEQIDFEL from the coding sequence ATGGCCCTGTTCGGGGACGGCCTGGAGGCCGCGGTGCAGAAGGCGTTCACCCGCCCGGCGCCCAAGAGCGCGGGTGCGCAGATGCGTTACCTCGTCAAGCAGCTCAAGGGCACCAGGTCGGTCGCCGGGCTGCTGGGGGTCAGCCAGCGCACCGTGGAACGGTACGTGAAGAACCAGATCAGGAAGCCGCGCCCAGAACTGGCGGCCCGCCTGGAGCGCGAGGTCCGGCAGCGGTGGCAGCCACAGATCCGGGCCGAGGCGCGGCGCAGGGCGGCGACCACCGGGGGGATCGTCATCGACACCCGGGCGCGGATCGGGTACACCGCGCCGGTCGGTACGACCGACGACGCCCGCGTCCGGCACCTCACCGTCGCGCTCCCGCCCCAGCACGCAGCTCGTCTCTTCGACGCCCAGCAGGCGGGCGCGGGGGAACAACGGCTGCGGCAGATCACCGCCGAGGGCCTCAAGGAGGTGTACTTCCAGGAGAGCGGCCGCCGCGCCGGCTCCCTGGAGGAGATCCGCTTCACGGATGTGGAGCAGATCGATTTCGAGCTGTAG
- a CDS encoding helix-turn-helix transcriptional regulator produces MSELFDAVDALVASRSPLPPPAERKRLRQAHGLTLDEVAAALKVRRATVSGWEAGRTEPRPPERDAYARMLKQLADLYPAPVHSGAPEQDEAHRPAAFSDASPGDRGEERGKGEGSRRASGSGDAASSAVGQIPVSRLARASEPVTTARRPGAGQAAAGSGDAYENGPLAVIDVVDGQVSGYCTGGLVLDVPAKSLPALVDWALHEACLGQPRLSGPGKDADPLLVLTEAALERYGLPRTLTDEERLAGRIPEGHKVVRQLARADWKLTKRGFGPWARIYRPAQGSKRACVQLCVPSWHALDARHWGNAAGLPPAELARVLGVYASRVMTPRGSTAVTGLELMTALHPPTRASGPDGDGRRHSEHNPGSLGAEPVDPAPCEAPDGHPLLKDLPRFHVRGPQEKLFEEACDWARPLNDEECMRRHLVGIDVNMAFAAGANGLVVGTGVPTRVKAPVFDATLPGSWLVDLSHVDLSRVRIGKDRWADLDGSLLPSPFTPAGERPEGPAWYATPTVAYAVELGYDVRPVEAWVRYDNGRYLDSWYGRLRDAYLATMADLGVHPDLAPAEFLAAMDGYKERDPELAVVVSAIKATVKGGLGKLRERPRGEGWRPGEPWRALARPTWRPDIRAAVISRTRVNLHRKIVKHAAFTGQYPVAVLSDCVVYAADGASPLDFLPYREGKPLPGGFKLGVNPGLVKHEGTQTVLWGEEVRERFDAPELNLARYIKDGTVTDVDTGE; encoded by the coding sequence ATGTCCGAGTTGTTTGACGCGGTCGACGCGCTGGTCGCGTCGCGTTCGCCGCTGCCGCCGCCCGCGGAGCGCAAGCGGCTGCGTCAGGCGCACGGGCTGACCTTGGACGAAGTGGCCGCCGCTCTGAAGGTGCGCCGTGCCACGGTCAGTGGGTGGGAGGCGGGTAGGACCGAGCCCCGGCCGCCGGAGCGGGACGCGTATGCGCGGATGCTGAAGCAGCTCGCGGATCTCTATCCCGCGCCTGTTCACAGCGGTGCGCCCGAGCAGGACGAGGCGCACCGGCCCGCAGCATTCTCCGATGCTTCGCCCGGAGACCGGGGCGAGGAGAGAGGCAAGGGTGAGGGATCGCGCCGGGCATCTGGCTCTGGGGACGCTGCCTCGAGTGCGGTCGGCCAGATTCCCGTGTCACGGCTGGCGCGTGCCTCCGAGCCGGTGACGACCGCACGGCGCCCGGGAGCGGGGCAGGCTGCGGCAGGCTCCGGTGACGCGTACGAGAACGGCCCCCTCGCGGTCATCGATGTGGTCGACGGGCAGGTGTCGGGGTACTGCACCGGTGGTCTCGTCCTGGACGTGCCCGCCAAGTCCCTTCCGGCCCTGGTCGACTGGGCGCTGCACGAAGCCTGCCTGGGGCAGCCCAGGCTCTCCGGCCCGGGCAAGGACGCCGACCCGCTGCTCGTGCTCACCGAGGCCGCGCTGGAGCGTTACGGACTCCCCCGTACCCTCACGGACGAGGAGCGGCTCGCCGGGCGGATCCCGGAGGGGCACAAGGTCGTCCGGCAGCTCGCGCGCGCCGACTGGAAGCTCACCAAGCGCGGATTCGGGCCGTGGGCGCGGATCTACCGCCCGGCACAGGGCTCGAAGCGGGCCTGCGTGCAGCTGTGTGTCCCGTCGTGGCACGCGCTCGACGCCCGGCACTGGGGGAACGCCGCCGGCCTGCCGCCCGCCGAGCTGGCCCGGGTGCTGGGCGTCTACGCGTCCCGGGTGATGACGCCGCGTGGCTCCACCGCCGTCACCGGCCTGGAGCTGATGACCGCCCTGCACCCGCCGACCCGTGCCTCCGGGCCCGACGGCGACGGCAGGCGGCACTCCGAGCACAACCCCGGCAGCCTGGGGGCGGAACCGGTCGACCCGGCGCCCTGCGAGGCGCCCGACGGACATCCGTTGCTCAAGGACCTGCCGCGTTTCCATGTGCGGGGTCCGCAGGAGAAGCTGTTCGAGGAGGCGTGCGACTGGGCGCGGCCGCTCAACGACGAGGAGTGCATGCGCCGCCACCTGGTCGGTATCGACGTGAACATGGCCTTCGCCGCCGGTGCCAACGGTCTGGTCGTGGGCACCGGTGTGCCGACGCGCGTGAAGGCTCCGGTGTTCGATGCGACGCTGCCCGGTTCGTGGCTGGTCGACCTGTCGCATGTCGACCTGTCCCGGGTGCGGATCGGCAAGGACCGGTGGGCGGACCTGGACGGCAGTCTGCTGCCTAGCCCGTTCACGCCGGCAGGCGAGCGGCCCGAGGGCCCGGCCTGGTACGCGACGCCGACCGTCGCCTACGCGGTGGAGCTGGGGTACGACGTACGCCCCGTCGAGGCGTGGGTGCGCTACGACAACGGCCGCTACCTGGACAGCTGGTACGGCCGTCTGCGCGATGCCTACCTCGCCACGATGGCGGACCTCGGTGTGCACCCGGACCTGGCGCCGGCCGAGTTCCTGGCGGCCATGGACGGCTACAAGGAGCGGGACCCGGAGCTGGCCGTCGTCGTCTCGGCGATCAAGGCGACCGTCAAGGGCGGGCTGGGGAAACTGCGGGAGCGCCCGCGGGGTGAGGGGTGGCGTCCCGGTGAGCCGTGGCGGGCGCTGGCCCGTCCGACGTGGCGGCCGGACATCCGGGCGGCGGTCATCTCCCGTACGCGGGTCAATCTGCACCGGAAGATCGTCAAGCACGCGGCGTTCACCGGGCAGTACCCGGTCGCCGTCCTCTCTGACTGCGTCGTGTACGCGGCCGACGGGGCGTCGCCGCTGGACTTCCTGCCCTACCGGGAGGGCAAGCCGCTGCCCGGCGGTTTCAAGCTGGGGGTCAACCCGGGTCTGGTCAAGCACGAGGGCACCCAGACCGTTCTGTGGGGCGAGGAGGTCCGTGAGCGGTTCGACGCCCCGGAGCTGAACCTCGCCCGCTACATCAAGGACGGTACGGTCACCGACGTCGACACCGGAGAGTAG
- a CDS encoding transposase gives MTSTKPAGSDPAPRPKRRTFSPEYKLRIVAEYDAAPKNEKGAILRRERLYHSHVKEWRAARDAGALEKLVDKRTSPARPKKSAAEAENERLRRQVERLEKELARNKAALEVMGKASALLEMISEGAD, from the coding sequence ATGACCAGCACCAAGCCTGCCGGATCCGACCCGGCTCCCCGGCCGAAGCGCCGCACTTTCAGCCCCGAGTACAAGCTGCGGATCGTGGCCGAGTACGACGCCGCGCCCAAGAACGAGAAGGGCGCAATCCTGCGCCGCGAGCGGCTGTACCACTCGCACGTCAAGGAATGGCGGGCCGCGCGGGATGCCGGGGCTCTGGAGAAGCTGGTCGACAAGCGCACCAGCCCGGCGAGGCCGAAGAAGTCTGCTGCCGAGGCGGAGAACGAGAGACTGCGCCGCCAGGTGGAACGGCTGGAGAAGGAACTGGCCCGCAACAAGGCCGCGTTGGAGGTAATGGGAAAAGCTTCCGCGCTCTTGGAAATGATCTCCGAGGGCGCGGACTGA